A single genomic interval of Nitratidesulfovibrio sp. SRB-5 harbors:
- the cobA gene encoding uroporphyrinogen-III C-methyltransferase, whose translation MKVYLIGAGPGDPGLLTLKGKRILESADVIVYDYLANDAFLAYAKPGAEIIYVGKKGGDHTLTQDGINRLIVDKAKEGKTVARLKGGDPYMFGRGGEEAEELLDAGVPFEEVPGVTSAVAGPAYAGIPLTHRSYSSSVSFITGHEDPTKPGSVHNWKALAESASTLVFFMGMKNLPEISRKLIEAGMPAETPAALVHWGTTARHRSLVATIATLPTEGPKHGFTNPSLIVVGGVVNLHDRLNWFEQKPLLGKGVVVTRAREQASGLAEALRELGADVVQFPTIEIIPLADYAPVDAAIRDLPGYDWVVFTSVNGVKHFWNRLAACGQDSRALAGRKVAAIGPATADVLRTKGIEPDFIPEKYVAEGVVEGMLARGMGGKRVLLPRAREAREVLPDELRKAGAAVDVLPVYETVPSTARKDDVLARMQEGRIHCVTFGSSSTVDNFFSLVPVDMVKAHPEVKLACIGPVTRKTLEGYGLTCHIQPEDFTIPALVDELVARLPEL comes from the coding sequence ATGAAGGTCTATCTCATCGGCGCGGGGCCCGGCGACCCCGGTCTGCTCACGCTCAAGGGCAAGCGCATCCTCGAATCGGCGGACGTCATCGTCTACGACTATCTCGCCAACGACGCGTTCCTCGCCTACGCCAAGCCCGGCGCGGAAATCATCTACGTGGGCAAGAAGGGTGGCGACCACACCCTGACGCAGGACGGCATCAACCGCCTGATCGTGGACAAGGCCAAGGAAGGCAAGACCGTGGCCCGCCTGAAAGGCGGCGACCCGTACATGTTCGGGCGCGGCGGCGAAGAGGCCGAAGAACTTCTGGATGCGGGCGTTCCCTTCGAGGAAGTGCCCGGCGTCACCAGCGCCGTGGCCGGTCCCGCCTACGCGGGCATTCCGCTGACGCACCGCTCCTACTCCTCGTCCGTGTCGTTCATCACCGGGCATGAAGACCCCACCAAGCCCGGCTCGGTGCACAACTGGAAGGCCCTGGCCGAAAGCGCCAGCACCCTGGTCTTCTTCATGGGCATGAAGAACCTGCCCGAAATCTCGCGCAAGCTCATCGAGGCGGGCATGCCCGCTGAAACCCCGGCTGCGCTCGTCCATTGGGGCACCACCGCCCGCCACCGCAGCCTTGTGGCCACCATCGCCACCCTGCCGACAGAAGGGCCGAAGCATGGCTTCACCAATCCCTCGCTCATCGTGGTGGGCGGGGTGGTCAACCTGCACGACCGGCTGAACTGGTTCGAGCAGAAGCCCCTGCTGGGCAAGGGCGTGGTGGTCACCCGCGCCCGCGAGCAGGCCAGCGGCCTTGCCGAGGCCCTGCGCGAACTGGGCGCCGACGTGGTGCAGTTTCCCACCATCGAGATCATTCCCCTTGCCGACTACGCCCCGGTGGACGCGGCCATCCGCGATCTGCCCGGCTATGACTGGGTGGTGTTCACCTCGGTCAACGGCGTGAAGCACTTCTGGAACCGCCTTGCCGCGTGCGGGCAGGATTCGCGCGCGCTGGCCGGGCGCAAGGTGGCCGCCATCGGCCCCGCCACCGCCGACGTGCTGCGGACAAAGGGCATAGAACCGGACTTCATCCCCGAAAAGTACGTGGCCGAAGGCGTGGTGGAAGGCATGCTGGCGCGCGGCATGGGCGGCAAGCGCGTGCTGCTGCCCCGCGCCCGCGAGGCGCGCGAGGTGCTGCCCGACGAACTGCGCAAGGCCGGGGCCGCGGTGGACGTGCTGCCGGTGTACGAAACCGTGCCCAGCACCGCCCGCAAGGACGACGTGCTGGCCCGAATGCAGGAAGGGCGCATCCATTGCGTCACCTTCGGTTCGTCGTCCACGGTGGACAACTTCTTCTCGCTGGTGCCCGTGGACATGG
- a CDS encoding DUF3795 domain-containing protein translates to MTDTAPLHLVAPCGLDCSRCVNCSEGQVAAHAKIIRDILGPGFGPFAERLAAMNPALAEYPAFARVLDALAEGTCPGCKTERRTCLPTCKVAGCAAARGLDFCADCADYPCADTGLPPRLEQKWRASNDHIRAAGRDAFLRALAETPRYL, encoded by the coding sequence ATGACCGACACCGCCCCCCTGCATCTGGTGGCCCCCTGCGGGCTGGACTGTTCGCGCTGCGTGAACTGTAGCGAAGGGCAGGTGGCCGCCCATGCCAAGATCATCCGCGACATTCTCGGCCCCGGCTTCGGCCCGTTCGCCGAGCGGCTTGCGGCCATGAACCCGGCCCTGGCCGAATACCCGGCCTTTGCCCGCGTGCTGGATGCGCTGGCGGAGGGGACGTGCCCCGGCTGCAAGACGGAGCGCCGCACCTGCCTGCCCACCTGCAAGGTGGCCGGGTGCGCCGCCGCGCGCGGGCTGGACTTCTGTGCCGACTGCGCGGACTACCCCTGCGCCGACACCGGCCTGCCGCCTCGGCTGGAGCAGAAGTGGCGCGCCAGCAACGACCACATCCGCGCGGCGGGGCGCGACGCCTTCCTGCGCGCCCTTGCCGAAACGCCCCGCTACCTGTAG
- a CDS encoding valine--tRNA ligase — protein sequence MSDNALPKGYEPRDVESRWRAHWEGNKTFTPDLDAPGEPFSIVIPPPNVTGALHMGHALNLTIQDILCRHARQKGKKVLWVPGTDHAGIATQNVVERGLAKEGKGRHDLGREKFIERVWEWREEYGTRILNQIRAMGASVDWTRERFTMDEGLSRAVRQVFVKLYDDGLIYKGDYIINWCNRCHTALADDEVDHLPRKDHLWQLRYPLADGSGELVIATTRPETMFGDTAVCVHPEDERYTAFIGKMVKLPLTDREIPVIADNYVDREFGTGALKVTPSHDHNDWELGHRHKLEFLQVIDENGVMNEHAGIYAGLTKEECRKRVVADLAAQGVLVKEEELDHSVGHCYRCKSVIEPHVSTQWFVAASKMAPRARAAVPAATQIFPDNWEKTYYNWLDNIRDWCISRQIWWGHRIPAWTCGDCGKLIVSVDAPERCSCGSANLAQDEDVLDTWFSSALWPFSTMGWPDDTRELKTFYPTSVLVTGFDILFFWVARMMMMGLHFMDEVPFRHVYIHALVRDAEGRKMSKSTGNVIDPLEMIDKYGTDSLRFTLAAFAAMGRDIKLSEERIEGYRHFVNKLWNAARFALMNLPDDEAPAPVDLDTVQGLHHRWILHRLEEMKESTDAAITGYRFNDAAQGMYRFIWNEFCDWYLELIKPDMQAGGERKAAAQHVLLTVLRETLTLLHPIMPFITCEIWAALPGNAGTDLAVQPFPAARPGCVRAEDAARMELVQGVIGAVRTIRAELNIAPSLRLTALVRTANEHDRQVLEENRQMLLVLARLENAEFGPAIEAPRASASNVVSGNEVIVPLTGAVDFEAELARLDKELGKIEKDLVQVNKKLANESFVDKAPAEVVAKERARAGELADAKAKLEALQQRFREAIG from the coding sequence ATGTCGGACAACGCGCTGCCCAAGGGCTACGAGCCTCGGGACGTAGAATCCCGCTGGCGTGCCCACTGGGAGGGGAACAAGACCTTCACCCCCGACCTGGACGCCCCCGGCGAACCATTCTCCATCGTCATACCGCCGCCCAACGTCACCGGGGCCCTGCACATGGGCCACGCCCTCAACCTGACCATCCAGGACATCCTGTGCCGCCATGCCCGCCAGAAGGGCAAGAAGGTGCTGTGGGTGCCGGGCACCGACCACGCGGGCATCGCCACCCAGAACGTGGTGGAGCGCGGGCTGGCCAAGGAAGGCAAGGGCCGCCACGACCTGGGCCGCGAGAAGTTCATCGAGCGGGTATGGGAATGGCGTGAGGAATACGGCACCCGCATCCTGAACCAGATCCGCGCCATGGGCGCCTCGGTGGACTGGACGCGCGAGCGCTTCACCATGGACGAGGGCCTTTCGCGCGCCGTTCGCCAGGTGTTCGTGAAGCTGTACGACGACGGCCTGATCTACAAGGGCGATTACATCATCAACTGGTGCAACCGCTGCCACACCGCCCTGGCCGACGACGAAGTGGATCACCTGCCGCGCAAGGACCACCTGTGGCAGCTGCGCTACCCGCTGGCCGACGGCAGCGGCGAACTGGTCATCGCCACCACCCGTCCGGAGACCATGTTCGGCGACACCGCCGTGTGCGTGCACCCCGAAGACGAGCGCTACACCGCCTTCATCGGCAAGATGGTGAAGCTGCCCCTGACGGACCGCGAGATTCCGGTCATCGCAGACAACTACGTGGACCGTGAATTCGGCACCGGCGCGCTGAAGGTCACCCCCTCGCACGACCACAACGACTGGGAGCTGGGGCACCGCCACAAGCTGGAATTCCTTCAGGTCATCGACGAGAACGGCGTGATGAACGAGCACGCCGGCATCTACGCGGGCCTGACCAAGGAAGAATGCCGCAAGCGCGTGGTGGCCGACCTTGCCGCCCAGGGCGTGCTGGTGAAGGAAGAGGAACTGGACCACAGCGTGGGCCATTGCTACCGCTGCAAGTCGGTCATCGAGCCGCACGTGTCCACCCAGTGGTTCGTGGCGGCCAGCAAGATGGCCCCGCGCGCCCGCGCCGCCGTGCCCGCCGCCACGCAGATATTTCCCGACAACTGGGAAAAGACCTACTACAACTGGCTGGACAACATCCGCGACTGGTGCATCAGCCGCCAGATATGGTGGGGCCACCGCATTCCCGCGTGGACCTGCGGCGACTGCGGCAAGCTCATCGTGTCCGTGGACGCGCCGGAACGCTGTTCCTGCGGTTCCGCCAACCTGGCGCAGGACGAGGATGTGCTGGACACGTGGTTCTCGTCCGCGCTGTGGCCGTTCTCTACCATGGGATGGCCCGACGACACGCGCGAACTGAAGACCTTCTACCCCACCTCGGTGCTGGTCACCGGCTTCGACATCCTGTTCTTCTGGGTGGCCCGCATGATGATGATGGGGCTGCACTTCATGGACGAGGTGCCGTTCCGCCATGTGTACATCCACGCCCTGGTGCGCGACGCCGAAGGCCGCAAGATGTCCAAGTCCACGGGCAACGTCATCGACCCGCTGGAAATGATCGACAAGTACGGCACCGACTCGCTGCGCTTCACCCTGGCGGCCTTCGCGGCCATGGGGCGCGACATCAAGCTGAGCGAAGAGCGCATCGAGGGCTACCGCCACTTCGTCAACAAGCTGTGGAACGCAGCGCGCTTCGCGCTGATGAACCTGCCCGACGACGAAGCGCCCGCCCCGGTGGACCTGGACACCGTGCAGGGGCTGCACCACCGCTGGATTCTCCACCGGCTGGAAGAGATGAAGGAATCCACCGACGCCGCCATCACGGGCTACCGCTTCAACGATGCGGCGCAGGGGATGTACCGGTTCATCTGGAACGAGTTCTGCGACTGGTACCTGGAACTCATCAAGCCCGACATGCAGGCTGGCGGCGAACGCAAGGCCGCGGCGCAGCACGTGCTGCTTACCGTACTGCGCGAAACGCTTACCCTGCTGCACCCCATCATGCCGTTCATCACCTGCGAAATCTGGGCGGCCCTGCCCGGCAACGCGGGCACCGACCTTGCCGTGCAGCCCTTCCCCGCCGCGCGCCCCGGCTGCGTCCGGGCAGAGGATGCCGCACGCATGGAACTGGTCCAGGGGGTCATTGGCGCGGTGCGCACCATCCGGGCGGAACTGAACATCGCGCCTTCGCTGCGCCTGACCGCGCTGGTGCGCACGGCCAACGAGCACGACCGGCAGGTGCTGGAGGAAAACCGCCAGATGCTGCTGGTGCTGGCCCGGCTGGAAAACGCCGAGTTCGGCCCCGCCATCGAGGCGCCCAGGGCATCGGCCAGCAACGTGGTGTCCGGCAACGAGGTCATCGTGCCGCTGACCGGCGCCGTGGACTTCGAGGCGGAACTTGCCCGCCTGGACAAGGAACTGGGCAAGATCGAAAAGGATCTGGTGCAGGTAAACAAGAAGCTGGCCAACGAGAGCTTCGTGGACAAGGCCCCCGCCGAGGTGGTGGCCAAGGAGCGCGCCCGCGCCGGTGAACTGGCCGATGCCAAGGCCAAGCTGGAGGCGTTGCAGCAGCGGTTCCGCGAGGCCATTGGCTAG